One stretch of Hyphomicrobiales bacterium DNA includes these proteins:
- a CDS encoding TerB family tellurite resistance protein, with protein MFEKIMELFSSVSAEPEAEAAHFDANDPRLSVAALLTHVMVVDGFIDPAERETLTKILKAEYDLEASEMDALINEAMAADKASVDFYNFTSLIKRQLDRDGLLNIVEMLWQIVLADGVLHEIEDSVVWRIAELLGVETRERVRLRQKVEAKLAAQ; from the coding sequence ATGTTTGAAAAAATCATGGAACTATTCAGCAGCGTTTCCGCAGAGCCGGAAGCAGAAGCTGCGCATTTTGATGCAAATGACCCGCGCCTCTCTGTTGCCGCCCTTTTGACCCATGTGATGGTCGTTGATGGTTTTATAGATCCTGCGGAACGAGAAACCCTGACCAAGATTTTAAAAGCGGAATACGATCTTGAAGCCAGCGAAATGGATGCGTTGATCAATGAGGCAATGGCTGCGGATAAAGCATCTGTCGATTTTTATAATTTCACCAGTCTCATCAAACGCCAATTAGACCGCGACGGTCTTTTGAACATTGTCGAGATGCTATGGCAAATTGTGCTGGCCGATGGTGTTTTGCACGAAATTGAGGATAGTGTGGTTTGGCGCATTGCAGAGCTGCTTGGTGTTGAAACACGCGAACGCGTTCGATTGAGACAAAAAGTCGAAGCAAAGCTGGCCGCACAATAG
- a CDS encoding glutamine amidotransferase, whose translation MPEKILIIVHQEQSTPGRVGKLLEERGYELDIRRPRFDDPLPETMDEHKAAIIFGGPMSANDPDDFIKKEIDWCSVPLKERAPFFGICLGAQMLSKNLGGKVYEHPEGKAEIGFYPVIDERPKNHNHAMPTAPSHVFQWHAEGFDLPRGAQQLISGEMFENQAFQLDDAIFGVQFHAELTLAMHYRWLIGGAERMTMPGTMPREQHLEGRLLYDKPIKRWLNQFLDNWLAADPR comes from the coding sequence ATGCCAGAAAAAATCCTCATCATTGTTCATCAAGAGCAGTCCACACCGGGTCGGGTTGGAAAGTTATTAGAAGAACGCGGGTATGAATTGGATATCAGGCGTCCTCGTTTTGATGATCCACTGCCTGAAACGATGGATGAACATAAAGCCGCAATCATCTTTGGCGGACCTATGAGCGCCAACGATCCTGATGACTTCATCAAGAAAGAAATCGACTGGTGTTCGGTGCCGTTAAAAGAACGCGCCCCGTTTTTCGGTATTTGCCTTGGCGCGCAAATGCTTTCAAAAAATCTCGGTGGCAAGGTTTACGAGCATCCAGAAGGAAAAGCTGAGATCGGCTTTTATCCCGTCATCGATGAACGGCCAAAAAACCACAATCACGCCATGCCAACAGCACCCAGCCACGTCTTCCAATGGCATGCAGAAGGTTTTGACCTACCACGCGGTGCTCAACAGCTCATTTCTGGCGAGATGTTTGAAAATCAGGCATTCCAACTGGATGATGCAATTTTCGGTGTTCAGTTTCATGCCGAACTCACGCTTGCCATGCACTATCGTTGGTTGATCGGGGGAGCAGAGCGCATGACAATGCCTGGCACCATGCCGCGAGAACAGCATTTGGAAGGGCGATTGCTCTATGACAAGCCGATAAAACGCTGGCTTAATCAGTTTCTAGATAATTGGCTTGCTGCAGATCCAAGATAA
- a CDS encoding YggT family protein: MIAVFATIDFIFDIIWFLIIASAIFSWLYAFNIINTSNQFISTIGSFLYQVTEPMLRPIRRFVPAIGGMDLSPIILLVILFFLQTFIATSIRPAVLGY, translated from the coding sequence ATGATTGCAGTCTTCGCCACGATCGATTTCATCTTTGATATTATCTGGTTCTTGATTATCGCCAGCGCGATTTTCTCATGGCTCTATGCGTTCAACATTATCAATACAAGCAATCAGTTCATCTCAACAATTGGTAGTTTCTTATACCAAGTCACAGAACCGATGCTGCGCCCGATCCGTCGCTTTGTTCCGGCCATTGGTGGCATGGACTTATCACCGATCATTTTGTTGGTGATCTTGTTCTTCCTGCAAACCTTCATTGCAACGTCAATTAGACCAGCTGTTCTCGGCTACTAG
- a CDS encoding NADH:flavin oxidoreductase, translating to MSKDPLLQPFQLKHLTLKNRIMITAHEPAYPEDGMPKERYAAYHAERAKAGVALTMTAGSAAVSKDSPPVFNNILAYKDEVVPWVKQLTDACHEHDCAVMIQLTHLGRRTGWNKGNWLPSVSSTKHREPAHRSFPKLLEDWDIERIITDFADAAERMKAGGMDGVEFEVYGHLLDQLRSPLTNDLSGPYGADTLENRSRLVNDVIAACRKRVGDDFILGIRFTADEVEKGGTTATEGLEFAKMVADHGQIDFFNIIRGRIHTDAAMTDVIPIQGAKSAPHLDFAGSIKQETGMPTFHAARIPDVATARHAIESGLLDMVGMTRAHIADPHIVEKIRNKRENDIRPCVGATYCLDRIYQAGEALCIHNAATGRELSMPHTITPSDTRKRVVVVGAGPGGLEAARVAAERGHEVTVFEAQADAGGQVRLTAQSARRKEMIGIIDWRMAQCEARGVVFHFNKWAEADDITALNPDVVIIATGGLPNLELHEKGKEETDVISAWDLISGDVKPADHVLIYDESGDHPAMQAAEVAAFAGSKVEIMTPDRIFAPDIMAMNLTPYMRALQDKDVTFTVTRRLLGVSRSGNKITATIGTDYSELTHEQTYDQVVVNYGTMPLDDLYFDLKPVSSNGGAVDYDALLSADEQDIVRNEDGAFQLFRIGDAVSARNTHAAIYDALRLVKDL from the coding sequence ATGTCAAAAGATCCATTATTACAACCTTTTCAACTCAAGCATTTGACGTTGAAAAACCGGATCATGATTACGGCGCATGAACCTGCCTATCCTGAAGATGGGATGCCAAAAGAGCGTTATGCCGCTTACCATGCAGAACGTGCAAAAGCAGGCGTCGCACTGACAATGACGGCGGGTTCTGCCGCTGTATCAAAAGACAGCCCACCCGTTTTCAACAATATCCTCGCTTATAAAGATGAAGTCGTGCCGTGGGTTAAGCAACTCACAGACGCTTGCCACGAGCATGATTGCGCCGTGATGATCCAGCTCACCCACCTTGGACGGCGTACAGGTTGGAACAAAGGCAATTGGCTTCCCTCTGTCTCCTCCACCAAACATCGCGAACCTGCCCACCGCTCTTTTCCCAAACTGTTAGAAGATTGGGATATTGAACGCATCATCACAGATTTTGCTGATGCGGCAGAACGCATGAAAGCGGGCGGCATGGATGGGGTCGAGTTTGAAGTTTATGGCCATCTGCTTGATCAGCTCCGCTCGCCACTCACCAATGATCTATCTGGACCTTATGGCGCGGACACGCTGGAAAACAGATCACGGCTTGTTAATGACGTGATTGCCGCTTGTCGCAAGCGGGTCGGAGACGACTTCATATTGGGTATTCGCTTCACCGCCGATGAAGTTGAAAAGGGTGGCACTACAGCTACAGAGGGACTTGAATTTGCCAAGATGGTAGCCGACCACGGCCAAATTGATTTCTTCAATATCATTCGCGGGCGCATTCATACCGACGCAGCAATGACAGACGTGATCCCAATACAAGGCGCAAAGAGTGCACCTCATCTCGATTTTGCAGGTAGCATAAAACAAGAAACCGGTATGCCAACCTTCCACGCAGCCCGCATTCCAGATGTGGCAACCGCTCGCCATGCAATTGAAAGCGGTCTGCTTGATATGGTCGGCATGACCCGCGCACATATAGCTGATCCGCATATTGTTGAGAAAATTCGGAATAAGCGCGAAAATGATATCCGCCCTTGCGTTGGCGCCACCTACTGTCTCGACCGTATTTATCAAGCTGGCGAAGCTTTGTGCATACACAACGCGGCAACGGGCAGAGAACTCTCCATGCCCCATACAATCACACCGAGCGATACGCGGAAGAGAGTGGTGGTGGTTGGCGCTGGACCCGGTGGGTTAGAAGCAGCCCGCGTTGCCGCAGAGCGTGGCCATGAGGTGACGGTTTTCGAGGCGCAAGCGGATGCTGGTGGCCAAGTGCGACTTACCGCACAATCTGCAAGACGCAAAGAAATGATCGGCATTATCGATTGGCGTATGGCGCAGTGCGAGGCGCGCGGTGTGGTGTTTCATTTCAACAAATGGGCCGAAGCCGACGACATAACCGCGTTAAACCCTGATGTGGTCATCATCGCCACAGGTGGCCTGCCCAATCTTGAGCTCCACGAAAAAGGCAAAGAAGAAACCGACGTCATTTCCGCATGGGATTTAATTTCTGGTGACGTGAAACCAGCAGACCACGTGTTGATATATGATGAGAGCGGCGATCATCCGGCCATGCAGGCAGCAGAAGTTGCAGCTTTCGCGGGATCAAAGGTGGAAATTATGACGCCTGACCGGATTTTTGCCCCTGATATTATGGCCATGAACCTCACCCCCTATATGCGGGCACTGCAAGATAAAGATGTAACCTTCACCGTTACCCGCCGCTTGCTTGGGGTTAGTCGTAGCGGCAACAAAATAACCGCAACCATCGGCACGGATTATAGCGAACTCACCCATGAACAAACCTATGATCAGGTGGTCGTCAATTATGGTACCATGCCACTCGATGATCTTTATTTTGATCTCAAACCAGTTAGCAGCAATGGCGGTGCGGTAGATTATGACGCACTTCTTTCAGCAGATGAACAAGACATCGTCCGCAATGAAGACGGCGCGTTCCAGCTCTTCCGTATCGGTGATGCGGTGAGTGCGCGAAACACCCATGCAGCAATCTATGATGCCCTTCGTTTGGTTAAGGATTTATAA
- a CDS encoding pyridoxamine 5'-phosphate oxidase family protein, whose product MANDQIKQEFLLQDEDALRACFPKMHPLSGDKVQTTLDQHSRAFIERSPFLCLGTQSKDGSADVSPRGDLPGFVQVLDDKTMVIPERPGNNRLDTLGNIVSNPSVGLLFLVPGFDDTMRVNGTAQISNDPDLLAMMAVKERPALAAIIVTLDEVFIHCAKAFRRSKLWDVASHQDRDELPSIAQIIMEQTKTLPDSPEEIEKIDRDIEEEYRKTLY is encoded by the coding sequence ATGGCCAACGACCAGATAAAGCAAGAGTTCCTTTTGCAAGATGAAGATGCCTTGCGCGCTTGTTTCCCAAAAATGCATCCGCTTTCTGGAGACAAAGTTCAAACCACATTGGACCAACACTCACGCGCCTTTATCGAACGCTCACCGTTTTTATGCCTCGGCACACAATCAAAAGACGGAAGTGCCGATGTATCCCCGCGCGGCGATCTACCAGGTTTTGTTCAAGTCTTGGATGACAAGACGATGGTGATACCAGAACGCCCCGGCAATAATCGCCTCGACACCCTTGGCAATATCGTCAGCAATCCATCTGTCGGCTTGTTGTTTTTAGTACCAGGCTTTGATGACACAATGCGCGTTAATGGCACGGCGCAAATCTCAAACGATCCCGACCTACTCGCCATGATGGCCGTGAAAGAACGCCCTGCCCTTGCCGCCATTATCGTCACTTTGGATGAGGTCTTCATTCATTGCGCCAAAGCGTTTCGTCGTTCAAAATTATGGGATGTGGCGTCGCATCAAGATCGAGATGAACTTCCGTCCATTGCTCAAATCATTATGGAGCAAACCAAAACGCTTCCCGATAGTCCTGAAGAAATTGAGAAAATCGATCGCGACATTGAAGAAGAATACAGAAAAACGCTCTACTAA
- a CDS encoding alpha/beta hydrolase, translated as MEPQLNIIRSDMNGVDAALPPVLLVHGAWHGAWCWQDNFLDYFASNGHETCAIDLRGHGNSPAQKAMRWNRVSDYVDDVLSVVETFEHPPIVIGHSMGGFVCQHLMARTNHLSGVGLLASAPHYGVWDATLRTVKSSPLSFLKANMAMSLYPLVSDPNEAVALFLDEDVEPSKGHAFASKLGDESYFGFLDMLFLNLPKRPQAPAPVCVIGGVSDKLFSPSSQQAIAKHYDGECHIIDGASHNVMMSKHWEKAAETYLSWMKTLS; from the coding sequence ATGGAGCCTCAACTCAATATAATTCGCAGTGATATGAATGGCGTAGATGCGGCGTTGCCTCCTGTTCTTCTGGTGCATGGCGCTTGGCATGGAGCTTGGTGCTGGCAAGATAATTTTCTCGATTACTTTGCATCCAATGGCCATGAAACCTGCGCGATTGATTTGCGAGGTCACGGCAACAGTCCGGCGCAAAAGGCGATGCGGTGGAATAGAGTTTCTGATTATGTCGATGATGTCTTGAGCGTTGTTGAGACATTTGAGCACCCACCTATCGTGATCGGTCATTCTATGGGTGGTTTTGTCTGTCAGCATTTAATGGCACGAACCAACCATTTGTCGGGCGTTGGTTTGCTGGCGAGTGCGCCGCATTATGGTGTTTGGGATGCAACGCTGCGAACGGTAAAATCCAGCCCCCTTAGTTTTTTAAAAGCCAATATGGCGATGTCTCTCTATCCCTTGGTGAGCGACCCTAATGAGGCGGTGGCTTTGTTTTTGGATGAGGATGTTGAGCCGTCTAAGGGCCATGCTTTTGCAAGCAAACTGGGCGACGAATCTTATTTTGGTTTTCTGGATATGCTGTTTCTCAACTTGCCCAAGCGACCGCAAGCGCCTGCGCCTGTCTGCGTGATTGGTGGGGTGAGCGATAAGTTATTTTCGCCAAGCTCTCAGCAAGCCATCGCCAAGCATTATGATGGAGAGTGCCATATTATCGATGGGGCTTCACACAATGTGATGATGTCAAAACATTGGGAGAAGGCGGCAGAAACATATTTGTCTTGGATGAAGACATTATCTTAA